One window from the genome of Podospora pseudocomata strain CBS 415.72m chromosome 6, whole genome shotgun sequence encodes:
- the ALG2 gene encoding Alpha-1,3-mannosyltransferase-like protein (CAZy:GT4; EggNog:ENOG503NW8K; COG:M) — MAKGTKDETGDGKVGEKKQKTIVFLHPDLGIGGAERLVVDAAVGLQKRGCKVVIFTSHCDPGHCFDEARDGTLDVRVRGNTVIPPSILGRFSILCAILRQIHLILSITLLTSELSMINPSGFFIDQLSAGVPLLSLLRPQTPIFFYCHFPDLLLVQNRNSSLFKRLYRIPFDALEQWSMGFATSTAVNSNFTKSVVAKTWPGYPADQLKIVYPCINTSLPSSSSSDEETQPIKWGQSEKSIILSINRFERKKNIALAIQAFALLPAPARQKSKLVVAGGYDARVHENVSYHADLVSLCEKLGLKSATVKTVVSALNSSIEDVEVLFLLSVPNALKEILLKSAKLLVYTPREEHFGIVPLEAMLRGVMERVVERMGEGELREMGEEGKKRVRENFAETEMARQLEGVFEEIEGVDAKGAGALGLVLVVMAGITGAIGVGIGLWLVRTPAVKL, encoded by the exons ATGGCGAAGGGAACGAAAGATGAAACAGGGGATGGGAAAGTGGGAGAGAAAAAGCAGAAAACGATTGTCTTTCTACATCCAGACCTCGGGATAGGCGGCGCCGAGAGGTTGGTTGTCGATGCGGCGGTTGGGCTGCAGAAGAGAGGGTGCAAGGTGGTGATTTTTACTAGCCATTGCGATCCAGGGCATTGTTTTGATGAGGCTAGGGATG GAACCCTCGACGTCCGCGTAAGAGGCAACACCGTcatccccccttccatccTCGGCCgcttctccatcctctgcgccatcctccgccagaTCCACCTCATCTTGTCTATTACTCTCTTGACCTCGGAACTCTCCATGATAAACCCTTCGGGCTTCTTCATCGACCAGCTCTCCGCCGGCgtacccctcctctccctcttgcGGCCACAGACACCGATATTCTTTTACTGCCACTTCCCCGATTTGCTCCTCGTCCAAAACCGAAACTCGTCGCTGTTCAAGAGACTCTATCGGATCCCGTTTGATGCGCTGGAGCAATGGTCCATGGGCTTTGCGACCTCGACGGCGGTCAACTCGAATTTCACAAAGTCGGTCGTTGCGAAGACTTGGCCGGGTTATCCAGCCGATCAGCTTAAAATTGTCTACCCCtgcatcaacacctcccttccctcctcctcctcctccgacgaAGAAACCCAACCGATTAAATGGGGGCAGTCGGAGAAGTCGATCATTTTGAGTATCAACCGCTTCGAACGCAAAAAAAACatcgccctcgccatccaagcgttcgccctcctccccgctcCCGCCCGACAGAAATCAAAGCTTGTCGTTGCCGGGGGGTATGACGCGAGGGTGCACGAGAACGTCTCTTACCATGCTGATCTAGTCAGCCTGTGCGAGAAACTGGGGTTGAAGTCTGCTACTGTCAAAACGGTGGTCAGCGCGCTGAACTCGAGCATAGAGGATGTGGAAGTCTTGTTTCTGCTGTCGGTGCCGAATGCGCTGAAGGAGATTTTGTTAAAGAGTGCAAAGTTGCTGGTTTATACGCCGAGGGAGGAGCACTTTGGGATTGTGCCGCTGGAGGCTATGCTGAGGGGG GTTATGGAGCGCGTTGTTGAGcggatgggggagggagagttgagggagatgggggaggaggggaagaagagggtgagggagaatTTTGCGGAGACGGAAATGGCGAGGCAGTTGGAAGGTGTGTTCGAGGAGATAGAGGGGGTGGATGCCAAAGGGGCGGGGGCTTTGggattggtgttggtggtgatggcggggatTACGGGGGCGATAGGGGTGGGGAtagggttgtggttggttaGGACGCCGGCGGTGAAGTTGTAG
- a CDS encoding hypothetical protein (EggNog:ENOG503NZ04; COG:L) translates to MGIKGIYKEIGPGERISMTKLALTTLEKAENPRPFRLAIDISIWQFQNQAARGGSNPAIRTLFFRLVRLLSLAIQPLFVFDGPNKPAFKRNKRAGGPRGAGHMVATSMAKRMIKLFGFAIHDAPGEAEAECAFLQRKGVVDAVLSEDVDTIMFGCGKTLRSWTAEGKGNVPTHITLYDAEEIAKGESGLDREGMVLVALMSGGDYLPEGVPGCGIKVACEAARAGFGKQLCGIKKADWKEGVQAWRERLRHEWDTNESGYFRTKHKGLAIPEDFPDLEILRYYTHPVVSTHATVDKLKTNFPNKMTSPVDVIGLREFVGETFDWQYRGGAVNLVRKLAHGLLVQSLLQRSSEGKDYGDDTDLMAEEEGALITGIKSRRAHHSTDETPEVRVCFVPNDIVKLDLANEPIEEVEEHGRGGLALNSDDEFGEEDGEEEEGLKKTAKKPYDPEGPDLAWIPETLLKLGVPLTVEDWETKKRKKTTKPATKKPAKAKGGMQPGALEKFFTVSKPVTVAVEKAVPATDDPVPSTQAAPPQSTMPPVAAPKPLGRQPRKAPTKKQPAKPAAEVNPWTLSGSQASPTITRTLSSSQSRPQPSSSSNYEPIIISSSPVALSSPRTSPIQKTPIRPKRQSPDLSRSPIRPQMSDVVATPPTISATRPFKRTKSGTGGAIPIKVSSTQNQPKSKQQAPPAQKSIKSFGRTTKNTTAAVTNSKPAYSIPIEFLSSDEDSHDDDDSDDDELPSLSKLNVPKSSLPAPPQSPSGGKAGLRQSTAPPRIPSHTRDAYDDVLMSSLKPRSRPPALSRTASLPAPSLVVASTTTVKTGNFLGRGSYSRGGKRTTCSFDADNLFGESDDEGIGGVRVRGRIVEEVEEEEVECVDLTGDD, encoded by the exons ATGGGTATCAAAGG AATATACAAAGAAATCGGCCCCGGCGAGCGCATCTCCATGACCAAGCTCGCCTTGACGACTCTCGAGAAAGCCGAAAACCCACGTCCGTTCCGACTCGCAATCGATATTTCTATATGGCAGTTCCAGAACCAAGCTGCCCGCGGCGgctccaaccccgccattcGAACCCTATTCTTCCGACTTGTTCGGCTCCTATCTCTAGCAATTCAACCACTCTTTGTGTTTGATGGTCCGAACAAACCAGCGTTCAAGCGCAACAAACGCGCCGGCGGCCCCCGAGGCGCGGGACACATGGTAGCCACCTCCATGGCGAAAAGGATGATCAAACTCTTTGGGTTTGCCATACACGATGCGCCAGGCGAAGCCGAGGCTGAATGCGCGTTCCTCCAGCGAAAGGGAGTGGTGGATGCCGTGCTGAGCGAAGATGTCGACACCATCATGTTTGGCTGCGGAAAGACACTTCGAAGTTGGACTgcggaagggaaggggaacgTACCGACACACATCACACTTTACGACGCGGAGGAAATTGCCAAGGGCGAGAGTGGACTGGATCGGGAGGGTATGGTCCTGGTTGCGCTGATGAGTGGCGGGGACTATCTTCCTGAAGGTGTGCCAGGATGCGGCATAAAAGTCGCCTGTGAGGCAGCCAGAGCTGGATTTGGCAAACAGTTATGCGGCATCAAGAAGGCAGactggaaggagggggttcaAGCGTGGCGAGAAAGGTTACGCCATGAATGGGACACCAACGAGAGCGGATATTTTCGCACAAAACATAAAGGACTGGCGATTCCCGAGGACTTTCCGGATTTGGAGATTCTTAGGTATTATACCCATCCGGTAGTCTCGACGCACGCCACGGTCGACAAACTGAAGACGAATTTCCCTAATAAGATGACGTCTCCAGTTGATGTTATTGGTCTCAGGGAGTTTGTGGGTGAGACGTTCGACTGGCAGTATCGAGGAGGGGCTGTGAATCTGGTTCGCAAACTCGCACATGGGCTGTTGGTCCAATCTCTTCTGCAGCGATCGTCAGAAGGCAAGGATTATGGCGATGATACTGATCTtatggcggaggaggaaggcgcaCTGATCACGGGCATCAAGTCCAGGCGTGCTCACCATAGCACGGATGAGACGCCAGAGGTGAGAGTCTGTTTTGTGCCAAATGATATCGTCAAGCTCGATCTTGCGAATGAGCCAAtagaagaggttgaggagcACGGGCGAGGTGGGCTAGCGCTGAACAGCGATGACGAgtttggcgaggaagatggggaagaggaggaagggctTAAGAAGACGGCGAAAAAGCCATACGACCCCGAAGGCCCAGATTTGGCATGGATCCCCGAAACGCTATTGAAACTCGGCGTCCCTTTGACTGTCGAGGACTGGGAGACGAAGAAGCGAAAGAAGACCACGAAGCCGGCCACGAAGAAGCCGGCTAAAGCAAAGGGTGGCATGCAACCCGGGGCGCTCGAGAAGTTCTTCACCGTTAGCAAGCCAGTTACCGTTGCCGTTGAAAAGGCTGTGCCCGCTACTGATGACCCCGTTCCCTCGACCCAAGCGGCGCCGCCTCAGTCAACGATGCCACCAGTAGCAGCCCCAAAGCCCCTAGGCAGACAACCCAGAAAAGCACCCACCAAAAAACAACCAGCCAAGCCAGCAGCCGAGGTCAACCCCTGGACGTTGTCAGGTTCTCAAGCCAGCCCTACGATCACCAGAACTTTAAGCTCCTCACAATCAAGGCCCCAACCATCGTCGTCTTCCAATTACGAACCAATTATCATTTCATCTTCACCTGTGGCGCTCTCGTCCCCTCGTACTTCACCAATCCAAAAAACACCCATCCGGCCAAAGCGACAATCTCCAGACCTGTCCCGGTCCCCTATTCGACCTCAAATGTCAGACGTTGtcgcaacaccaccaaccatcaGCGCAACAAGGCCATTTAAGAGAACAAAAAGCGGCACAGGGGGAGCTATACCGATTAAAGTCTCCTCGACACAGAACCAACCCAAGTCCAAACAGCAAGCGCCGCCAGCCCAAAAGTCCATCAAAAGCTTTGGGAGaaccaccaaaaacaccaccgcTGCTGTCACAAACAGCAAACCAGCCTATTCAATTCCTATTGAATTTTTATCATCGGATGAGGATAGccacgatgacgacgactctgacgatgatgagctcCCGTCACTCTCCAAACTCAACGTACCCAAGTCATCGctaccagcaccaccgcagTCGCCGTCGGGAGGGAAGGCTGGGTTGAGACAATCTACCGCTCCACCGAGGATACCGTCTCATACCAGGGATGCGTACGATGATGTTTTGATGTCTTCTCTGAAACCGCGCTCCAGGCCGCCGGCGCTGTCGAGGACGGCGTCGCTTCCTGCTCCGTCGCTTGTGGTGGCGAGTACTACTACTGTGAAGACGGGGAACTTTCTCGGGAGGGGTAGTTACAGTCGTGGTGGTAAGCGAACGACTTGTAGCTTTGATGCTGATAACTTGTTTGgggagagtgatgatgaggggattgggggggttagggttagggggAGGAtagtggaggaggtggaggaggaggaggttgagtgTGTTGATTTGACGGGGGATGATTAG
- a CDS encoding hypothetical protein (EggNog:ENOG503PWVB), protein MEETFMVQYCCGFDECNPLGIPYDKKRNIMIGGHTRRDSSLPFGISARSSGSGGLYLQFKNGTIIPPKEVGYPPESLAARAKKMNRRCEGYEQDSYTASGQPYYKTFETELVGSTIAPSSEDRTIEVRHSRSVEVRTTFSVSVGDPLGIVSASVGFEFATTETQEITYPLLVPAGVSGTAGFTPVYICTSGTLKDCDGNTTNEEESCTAWLNDNGDIQGDWQVVES, encoded by the coding sequence atggaggagaccTTCATGGTCCAGTACTGCTGCGGCTTCGACGAGTGCAACCCTCTCGGAATCCCCTATGACAAGAAGAGGAACATCATGATTGGCGGCCACACCCGGCGCGATTCTTCACTCCCCTTCGGGATCTCTGCTCGAAGCTCGGGTAGCGGTGGGCTGTACTTGCAGTTCAAAAACGGcaccatcatccctcccAAGGAGGTCGGATACCCCCCCGAATCCCTTGCTGCCCgggccaagaagatgaacCGCCGCTGCGAAGGGTATGAGCAAGACTCCTATACCGCGAGTGGACAGCCTTACTACAAGACTTTTGAGACGGAACTTGTTGGTAGCACCATCGCCCCCTCGAGCGAAGACCGGACCATTGAGGTGAGGCATTCTCGCTCAGTTGAAGTCCGCACGACTTTCTCTGTGTCTGTCGGTGACCCGCTTGGAATTGTGTCGGCTTCGGTCGGGTTCGAGTTCGCCACGACTGAGACGCAGGAGATCACTTACCCGCTGTTGGTTCCTGCTGGAGTGAGCGGGACGGCTGGCTTCACGCCCGTGTACATTTGCACCAGCGGAACCTTGAAAGATTGTGATGGCAACACTACGAACGAGGAAGAGAGTTGCACGGCTTGGTTAAATGACAACGGAGATATCCAGGGGGATTGGCAGGTTGTGGAGTCTTGA
- a CDS encoding hypothetical protein (EggNog:ENOG503NTWD; COG:T), translated as MEPQQPHRPHHRPSYPQLHNLFHPLSPNIPHRTASSTPVSSPGLFSPNQPRPNMSLPQSQVGSESTTPGGLNSPYLHPLQSHKVRETHKANVEHDETTGRKYVNNYEIIEELGRGMHGKVKLARNIETQDYVAIKIIPRFSKKRRLGKVTAMSTQDKSKKEIAILKKIRHPNVVALLEIIDDPVLKKIYMVLEHVELGEVVWRKKGLPHICAFERRRVEREQRGEKPTPEEEHYEHILEQRQALKNAKRARQHSRSQANPADYWSLEYGVDEDDMEYFPQSLGKDMPEGYAGHVPSSPDSFGGSKLTSRAPSGTRLASLNVASRTGTPEPFDLETASMICNEDDLETPGAIRSNPMSATALDGTMYGAYPDDPAFRGRSPSMADSIISHMSSIDYNRVHDPYVDDYSYVPCFTIEQARNTFRDTVLGLEYLHYEGVVHRDIKPANLLWTKDHRVKISDFGVSYFGRPVRDGEPDDAVSESEAHDFDDDLELAKTVGTPAFFAPELCYTDAYDDKPGAPQPKVTEQIDVWSLGVTLYCLIYARIPFLAEDEWQMFRKIATEEVYIPARRLAPVDPATKPDERSLYTRINRPPYRDDDVLQYEEVDRELIDLLRKMLTKNPEKRIRLRDVKRHPWVLHGIPNILAWLDDTDPSRRTSGRKIQVDEKEVARAVVPLTLLERARSAVKRAVGKVMHRQDRAESVSSRRRATSSAASSAGDSPITPHLREGRRKSIRPDDYFTNSTPQTQPQSEHPLTQSVVASPLNSPPTEPHREPTPRQVLELVTNNLSARDERWLASASASPYRSLPRHGPSRSVNNAFLSLTPGPGEIRTMPPTPLFDPATEDPSSALRKARDIRPITDDLGRARSVDRGLFASTDKRAEPKVSLSTAMAPGNMTFTQKPLTSRSVEVARDLDRERVAQSPILSALGGYHYPQPKSDPNIQRQRCAVELDERPQTARRVEDLPEVKTPQQRQRRVSLLEPSPRTQFPLRQPTPPMAEVDPALIPCPPSPEDDVFHPEPLSRGETVVTMKSSSSASIGALTTPLTSPSEAASPVYGINSQPAKDATEHMLAFQSDPSLPALLSSTSSVSADLEGEFLGNPGVVGGHTVIDTTDTITPPAFSKEPALGFPLEDQTRKDIVNLRLDERARPASAMGTSRGRQVSRNHHADHDHDDDSDSDEGLVMAKSKKRHPPRENQSVGRLIVTTRRRDTNASIGSTETAKKIIVDDE; from the exons ATGGAACCTCAGCAGCCACACcgtccccatcaccgcccgTCGTATCCCCAACTTCACAACTTATTCCATCCCCTGTCGCCGAACATCCCACACCGGACTGCCAGTAGCACTCCCGTATCGTCGCCGGGACTCTTCAGTCCAAATCAGCCCCGCCCCAACATGTCGCTCCCGCAGTCTCAGGTCGGCTCCGAGAGCACAACACCGGGCGGTCTGAATAGCCCCTATCTGCACCCGCTGCAGTCCCATAAAGTTCGAGA AACCCACAAGGCGAATGTCGAACACGATGAAACAACGGGCCGAAAGTATGTCAACAACTACGAAATCATTGAGGAGCTTGGCCGTGGCATGCATGGCAAGGTCAAGCTGGCGAGGAACATCGAGACACAGGACTATGTCGCCATCAAGATCATCCCACGCTTTTCCAAGAAGAGGCGACTAGGAAAGGTCACCGCCATGTCGACTCAggacaagagcaagaaggaaatcgccatcctcaaaaaGATTCGGCACCCGAATGTTGTCGCCCTGCTCGAAATCATTGACGATCCCGTACTGAAGAAGATTTACATGGTCTTGGAGCACGTCGAACTCGGCGAGGTCGtatggaggaagaagggtcTACCGCATATCTGCGCATTTGAGCGCCGGCGCGTCGAGCGAGAGCAGCGCGGCGAGAAACCCACgcctgaggaggagcattACGAACACATCTTGGAACAACGTCAGGCGTTGAAGAATGCGAAACGGGCGAGACAGCACTCTCGATCACAAGCCAACCCAGCCGATTACTGGAGCCTCGAGtatggtgttgatgaagacgacaTGGAATATTTCCCACAATCACTCGGCAAGGACATGCCAGAAGGCTATGCTGGCCACGTGCCATCAAGCCCGGACTCCTTTGGTGGATCAAAATTGACGTCTCGAGCTCCTTCGGGAACTAGACTCGCTAGTCTGAACGTAGCATCTCGCACCGGAACCCCCGAGCCCTTCGACTTGGAAACGGCGTCAATGATTTGCAACGAGGACGATCTCGAGACACCGGGGGCGATCCGCTCCAACCCCATGTCAGCAACGGCACTCGACGGGACCATGTATGGCGCCTATCCAGACGATCCAGCCTTCCGTGGGCGATCACCGAGCATGGCTGATTCCATCATTTCGCACATGTCTTCGATTGACTATAACAGAGTACATGATCCCTACGTGGACGATTATTCCTACGTACCGTGCTTCACCATTGAGCAAGCGAGAAACACCTTCCGCGACACCGTTCTAGGCTTGGAGTATCTTCACTACGAGGGTGTCGTGCACCGAGACATCAAGCCGGCGAATCTGCTGTGGACCAAGGACCACCGTGTCAAGATTTCCGACTTTGGCGTTTCATACTTTGGCCGACCTGTCCGCGATGGTGAACCAGACGATGCGGTATCCGAGTCCGAAGCCCACGATttcgacgacgacctcgagCTTGCCAAGACGGTGGGCACACCCGCCTTCTTTGCGCCCGAGCTTTGCTACACAGATGCGTATGACGACAAGCCGGGAGCTCCGCAGCCCAAGGTGACGGAGCAGATTGATGTGTGGTCACTGGGTGTCACACTCTACTGCCTCATCTATGCTCGCATTCCATTCCTGGCCGAAGACGAATGGCAAATGTTCCGAAAGATTGCCACGGAAGAGGTCTACATTCCCGCTCGGCGACTCGCCCCAGTTGACCCAGCTACCAAGCCCGATGAGAGATCGCTATATACGAGAATCAACAGACCGCCATACCGCGATGACGATGTACTTCAatatgaggaggtggatcgGGAGCTTATCGACTTGCTTAGGAAGATGCTCACCAAGAATCCCGAGAAGAGAATTCGCCTTCGTGATGTGAAACGGCATCCATGGGTGCTTCACGGCATTCCCAATATCCTGGCGTGGCTCGATGATACCGATCCGTCTCGACGCACATCTGGACGCAAAATTCAGGTTGACGAGAAGGAAGTAGCTCGTGCCGTGGTTCCCCTGACGTTGCTCGAGCGCGCCAGATCGGCTGTCAAGAGGGCTGTCGGAAAGGTGATGCATCGTCAAGACCGAGCGGAGAGCGTCTCTTCACGCAGGCGGGCTACGAGCAGTGCCGCAAGCTCTGCAGGCGACAGCCCAATCACACCCCATCTGCGAGAAGGACGTCGCAAAAGCATTCGTCCAGATGATTATTTCACCAACTCGACGCCACAGACTCAGCCCCAGAGCGAGCACCCCTTAACGCAAAGCGTGGTGGCCAGTCCGCTTAACAGCCCCCCCACGGAGCCGCATCGCGAACCTACGCCCCGCCAGGTACTCGAGCTCGTGACTAATAATCTCAGTGCTCGCGATGAACGGTGGCTTGcgtcggcctcggcctcaccTTACAGATCACTACCTCGTCATGGTCCCTCTCGATCTGTCAACAACGCCTTCCTCAGCCTTACTCCCGGGCCCGGTGAGATACGGACAATGCCGCCAACCCCCTTGTTTGATCCTGCGACCGAGGATCCCAGCAGCGCCTTGCGCAAAGCCCGGGACATCCGTCCCATTACCGACGATCTGGGCCGGGCAAGATCTGTGGATCGGGGGCTTTTCGCTAGCACCGATAAGCGCGCCGAACCAAAGGTCTCGTTGAGCACGGCTATGGCCCCAGGAAACATGACTTTCACACAGAAGCCGCTCACCTCCCGCTCGGTTGAGGTTGCCAGAGACCTGGACCGTGAACGTGTTGCTCAGTCTCCCATTCTGAGCGCGCTGGGAGGCTATCACTATCCCCAGCCAAAGTCGGACCCAAACATTCAGAGACAGCGGTGCGCCGTAGAGCTTGACGAGAGGCCGCAGACGGCCCGCCGTGTGGAAGACCTGCCCGAGGTAAAGACACCGCAGCAACGCCAGCGACGGGTTTCCCTGTTGGAGCCGTCTCCAAGGACACAGTTCCCGTTGCGCCAGCCTACTCCTCCCATGGCCGAAGTCGACCCCGCCCTCATCCCTTGTCCTCCATCGCCCGAGGACGATGTGTTCCACCCCGAGCCCCTTTCGCGAGGAGAGACCGTGGTGACGATGAAATCATCTAGTTCGGCTTCCATTGGCGCCTTGACGACACCTCTCACAAGCCCCAGCGAGGCGGCGAGCCCAGTCTATGGAATCAACTCGCAGCCTGCCAAGGATGCTACAGAGCACATGCTTGCCTTCCAGTCGGATCCTTCCTTGCCAGCTCTTCTTAGCAGCACCAGCTCTGTTTCAGCCGACCTGGAAGGCGAATTCCTCGGCAACcccggggttgttggtggacaCACGGTGATTGACACAACCGACACAATCACACCGCCAGCCTTTTCGAAAGAGCCAGCCTTGGGATTCCCTCTCGAGGACCAAACCCGGAAGGATATCGTTAACCTCAGACTAGACGAGAGAGCCCGTCCAGCCAGCGCCATGGGGACCAGCCGAGGCCGTCAAGTATCGCGGAATCACCACGCTGACCACGATCACGATGATGACAGTGACAGTGATGAGGGACTGGTCATGGCCAAATCGAAGAAGCGCCACCCGCCTCGGGAGAATCAGTCGGTGGGCCGGTTAATCGTAACCACCCGCCGGAGAGACACCAACGCCAGTATTGGCAGCACCGAAACTGCCAAGAAGATCATTGTCGATGACGAGTGA
- a CDS encoding hypothetical protein (EggNog:ENOG503NX3X; COG:E), with amino-acid sequence MSNPLGFGNRKFSINRNTGVPRPARRFSNTEPGINEASSKIHRQFRAAHEGHLPHAGLDATRASTGVVWCTERAAEHGFLDEPDKWANLGQGAPEVEDDIEGCFPRPKTIDISLGSREYGPTAGIKPLREAVANLYNAMHRQGKTSQYTWENVAIVPGGRAGLIRIAAVLNNAYVGFFIPDYTAYNEMLSLFKNFAAIPVPLSEEDGYHIHPDKIAEEIARGTSVIITSNPRNPTGLVVANPELAEIQDICRERATLVSDEFYSGYNYTSNCDGTSISAAENVIDVDEDDVLIIDGLTKRFRLPGWRVAWILGPKEFIKAIGSCGSYLDGGTNVPFQEAAIPMLEPSLVKKEMQALQQHFKEKRDYVVERLRGMGFTIRHVPDSTFYIWLNLEGLPGPISDGLNFFQACLEEKVIVVPGIFFDLNPARRRDLFDSPCHHFVRFSYGPKMDVLKMGCDGIERVVNKFKKLVSHPNYK; translated from the exons atgtcCAACCCTTTAGGTTTTGGGAACAGAAAGTTCTCCATCAATAGGAACACGGGCGTTCCTAGACCTGCCCGCCGTTTCTCCAATACCGAGCCTGGTATCAACG AGGCCAGTTCCAAGATCCACAGGCAGTTTCGTGCTGCTCATGAGggccatcttcctcatgcCGGTCTGGATGCCACCAGGGCTTCTACCGGTGTTGTTTGGTGTACCGAGCGAGCAGCCGAGCATGGCTTCCTCGATGAGCCTGACAAATGGGCAAACCTAGGTC AGGGTGCCCCTGAAGTGGAAGATGACATTGAAGGCTGCTTCCCCCGGCCCAAGACCATTGACATCAGCCTCGGCAGCCGTGAATACGGCCCAACTGCCGGAATCAAGCCTCTCCGTGAAGCCGTAGCCAACCTCTACAACGCGATGCACCGCCAGGGCAAAACCAGTCAATACACCTGGGAGAACGTCGCCATCGTCCCCGGCGGCCGTGCTGGTCTCATTCGGATTGCCGCCGTTCTGAACAACGCCTACGTcggcttcttcatccccgaCTACACCGCCTACAACGAAAtgctctccctcttcaagaACTTCGCCGCCATTCCCGTCCCCTTGTCCGAGGAAGACGGCTACCACATCCACCCCGACAAGATCGCCGAGGAGATCGCCCGCGGCACctccgtcatcatcacctccaacccccgcaACCCAACCGGCCTTGTCGTCGCCAACCCCGAGCTCGCCGAAATCCAAGACATCTGTCGTGAGCGCGCCACCCTCGTCAGCGACGAGTTCTACTCTGGGTACAACTACACCTCCAACTGCGACGgaacctccatctccgccGCCGAGAACGTAATCGAcgtcgacgaggacgacgtGCTCATCATCGACGGCCTGACCAAGCGGTTCCGCCTCCCAGGCTGGCGTGTCGCTTGGATCCTCGGCCCAAAGGAAttcatcaaagccatcgGCTCCTGCGGTTCCTACCTCGACGGCGGCACCAACGTCCCCTTCCAGGAGGCCGCCATCCCCATGCTCGAGCCGTCTctcgtcaagaaggagatgcaGGCTCTTCAGCAACACTTCAAGGAGAAGCGTGACTATGTCGTCGAGCGCCTCCGCGGGATGGGATTTACTATCCGCCACGTGCCTGATTCCACGTTCTACATCTGGCTGAACCTCGAGGGGCTGCCCGGCCCGATCTCGGACGGGCTGAACTTTTTCCAGGCGTGtctcgaggagaaggtgattGTTGTTCCGGGGATCTTCTTTGACTTGAAcccggcgaggaggagggatttgtTTGACAGCCCGTGTCATCACTTTGTGCGGTTTTCATACGGGCCCAAGATGGACGTGCTGAAGATGGGGTGTGATGGGAtcgagagggtggtgaacaAGTTTAAGAAGTTGGTTAGCCACCCCAACTATAAGTAA